One genomic segment of Pseudonocardia sp. T1-2H includes these proteins:
- a CDS encoding bifunctional glycosyltransferase family 2/GtrA family protein, giving the protein MSSVVSDFTGTGLPPVGGGRDRRTVLDIVVPVHNEERDLESSVRRLHAHLRASFPYSFRITVADNASIDDTPRIAARLAAELPDVANVRLEQKGRGRALQTVWSASDAMVLAYCDVDLSTDLNAVLPLVAPLISGHSDLAIGTRLGRGSRVVRGAKREFISRCYNLILRGALAAGFSDAQCGFKAIRGDIAQRLLPLVEDTGWFFDTELLVLAERAGLRIHEVPVDWVDDPNSTVDIVATATADLKGVVRVGRALATGALPIRDLRTRLGREPLEAGVPGVPTGMTSQLVRFAAIGVASTLANLLLYLLFRTFTGPLAANVVALLLTTIANTAANRRLTFGVRGRDGAARHQFQGLIVFGIGLGLTTGALALLGVVVANPGTVLELAVIVVANLVATVVRFVLFRSWVFRGRAHPATPTTAGPTTELAA; this is encoded by the coding sequence ATGAGCAGCGTCGTCAGCGACTTCACCGGCACCGGACTCCCGCCAGTGGGCGGCGGGCGTGACCGGCGCACAGTCCTGGACATCGTGGTCCCCGTCCACAACGAGGAGCGCGACCTCGAGTCCTCGGTCCGCCGGCTGCACGCGCACCTTCGGGCGAGCTTCCCCTACTCGTTCCGGATCACGGTGGCGGACAACGCCAGCATCGACGACACCCCGCGGATCGCGGCCCGGCTCGCCGCCGAGCTGCCCGACGTCGCGAACGTCCGGCTCGAGCAGAAGGGCCGCGGGCGGGCGTTGCAGACGGTCTGGTCCGCCTCCGACGCGATGGTGCTCGCCTACTGCGACGTGGACCTGTCCACCGACCTCAACGCCGTCCTCCCGCTCGTCGCGCCGCTGATCTCCGGGCACTCGGACCTGGCGATCGGCACCCGGCTCGGGCGCGGGTCCCGGGTCGTGCGCGGGGCGAAGCGGGAGTTCATCTCCCGCTGCTACAACCTGATCCTGCGCGGCGCACTGGCCGCCGGCTTCTCCGACGCCCAGTGCGGCTTCAAGGCGATCCGGGGCGACATCGCCCAGCGGTTGCTCCCGCTCGTCGAGGACACCGGCTGGTTCTTCGACACCGAGCTGCTGGTCCTGGCCGAGCGGGCGGGCCTGCGCATCCACGAGGTCCCGGTCGACTGGGTCGACGACCCGAACTCGACCGTCGACATCGTCGCGACCGCGACGGCGGACCTGAAGGGTGTCGTGCGCGTCGGGCGGGCCCTGGCGACGGGGGCCCTGCCGATCAGGGATCTGCGGACCCGGCTCGGGCGCGAACCCCTGGAGGCCGGCGTCCCCGGCGTCCCGACCGGCATGACGTCGCAGCTGGTCCGCTTCGCCGCGATCGGGGTCGCGAGCACCCTGGCCAACCTGCTGCTCTACCTGCTGTTCCGGACGTTCACGGGTCCCCTCGCGGCGAACGTCGTCGCGCTGCTGCTGACCACGATCGCGAACACCGCGGCCAACCGGCGGCTCACGTTCGGCGTGCGCGGGCGCGACGGCGCCGCCCGCCACCAGTTCCAGGGCCTGATCGTCTTCGGCATCGGGCTCGGCCTGACGACCGGGGCGCTCGCGCTGCTCGGGGTCGTCGTGGCGAACCCGGGCACGGTCCTGGAGCTCGCGGTGATCGTCGTCGCGAACCTCGTCGCGACCGTCGTCCGGTTCGTCCTCTTCCGCTCCTGGGTGTTCCGCGGGCGGGCCCACCCGGCGACGCCGACGACCGCCGGGCCCACCACCGAACTCGCCGCCTGA
- a CDS encoding thioesterase family protein, with protein sequence MLATGYLVGIVEWACMLALAGHLDTGEQPLGVHPDLSHDAPTPPGCPLTVQVGLPAVDGRQLSFAVHAAADAATVCRGAHRRTVINAARFRTGARGFDVYEPAPHPSTSASSRRCSSRPPSRGRRSGPS encoded by the coding sequence GTGCTCGCCACCGGATACCTCGTCGGCATCGTGGAGTGGGCGTGCATGCTCGCCCTCGCCGGGCACCTCGACACCGGAGAGCAGCCGCTGGGCGTGCACCCCGACCTCAGTCACGACGCGCCCACCCCGCCCGGCTGCCCGCTGACCGTGCAGGTCGGGCTGCCTGCCGTCGACGGCAGGCAGCTCAGCTTCGCCGTCCACGCCGCCGCCGATGCCGCGACCGTCTGCCGGGGCGCCCACCGACGCACGGTCATCAACGCCGCCCGGTTCCGCACCGGCGCCCGTGGTTTCGACGTCTACGAACCCGCTCCACATCCATCGACGTCGGCTTCCTCGCGACGATGCTCCTCGCGGCCTCCGTCGCGGGGACGGCGGTCTGGTCCTTCATGA
- a CDS encoding TetR/AcrR family transcriptional regulator → MAGANSTPSARQTELLESAYAYVLEHGLAELSLRPLAAAIGSSPRVLLFLFGSKDGLVRALLARARVDELALLERLRPVGDDPPAGLEAVAAQVWEWLCADEHRALLTLWVEGYARSLLDPNGPWAGFARATVADWLGVLAAAQPPEQRGTPAGLARRSATLAVLRGALLDLLATGDRQRTTAAVHHQLQVGSPLANTPG, encoded by the coding sequence ATGGCAGGTGCGAACTCAACCCCATCGGCGCGGCAGACCGAGCTGCTGGAGTCGGCCTACGCCTACGTGCTCGAACACGGTCTGGCGGAGCTGTCGCTGCGCCCGCTGGCCGCCGCGATCGGGTCCAGTCCCCGGGTGCTGCTGTTCCTGTTCGGCAGCAAGGACGGCCTGGTGCGCGCGCTGCTGGCCCGGGCCCGCGTCGACGAGCTCGCCCTGCTGGAGCGGCTGCGCCCGGTCGGCGACGACCCGCCGGCCGGGCTGGAGGCCGTCGCGGCGCAGGTGTGGGAGTGGCTGTGCGCCGACGAGCACCGGGCGCTACTCACGCTGTGGGTGGAGGGCTACGCGCGGTCGCTGCTCGACCCGAACGGCCCATGGGCCGGCTTCGCCCGCGCCACTGTGGCGGACTGGCTGGGTGTGCTGGCCGCAGCCCAACCACCTGAGCAGCGCGGCACCCCCGCCGGGCTCGCCCGGCGCAGCGCAACGCTCGCCGTACTGCGCGGCGCACTGCTGGACCTGCTGGCCACCGGCGACCGGCAGCGGACCACCGCCGCGGTCCACCACCAGCTGCAGGTCGGCTCGCCCCTGGCGAACACGCCGGGCTGA
- a CDS encoding GNAT family N-acetyltransferase: MDVAAPARATIRRLDRPGDLGWVVMAHGELYDIEFGWDIRFETLVAGIVADYAADHDPAREAAWIAEVDGRRVGCVFCVAEDETTAKLRILLVDPRGRGHGLGRRLVDTCLDFARAAGYRRLILWTNDVLASARRIYQATGFELVEQEPHHSFGHNLVGQNWAKDL; this comes from the coding sequence ATGGATGTCGCGGCACCCGCCCGGGCGACCATTCGCCGGCTCGACCGGCCCGGCGACCTTGGCTGGGTGGTGATGGCCCACGGCGAGCTCTACGACATCGAGTTCGGCTGGGACATCCGCTTCGAGACCCTGGTGGCCGGGATCGTCGCCGACTACGCCGCCGACCACGACCCCGCCCGAGAGGCCGCCTGGATCGCCGAGGTCGACGGCCGGCGGGTGGGTTGTGTGTTCTGCGTCGCCGAGGACGAGACGACCGCGAAGCTGCGGATCCTGCTGGTCGATCCCCGCGGCCGGGGCCACGGCCTGGGTCGCCGCCTGGTCGACACCTGCCTGGACTTCGCCCGCGCCGCCGGCTACCGCCGGCTCATCCTGTGGACCAACGACGTGCTGGCCTCCGCGAGGAGGATCTACCAGGCCACCGGGTTCGAGCTGGTCGAACAGGAGCCCCACCACAGCTTCGGCCACAACCTCGTCGGGCAGAACTGGGCCAAGGACCTGTAG
- a CDS encoding pyridoxamine 5'-phosphate oxidase family protein: MFETSAEISRLQELLDTSVNRSTSHLRAIVTPGERTLTAEQLVRVATGMCTLALATVTRTGEPRVSGVDGHLLHGRWVLGTDPSAAKARHLQDRPAVSVAYLRGEELGVFTHGHARPLNPQHGPEDPRWPETLEYLRGHYGPEAFVWTDVIFYLIEPTWMVAYSPDPAAIVQMVPSPTP; this comes from the coding sequence ATGTTCGAGACCAGCGCCGAGATCAGCCGCCTCCAGGAACTCCTGGACACCTCCGTGAACCGGTCCACCAGCCATCTGCGAGCCATCGTCACACCCGGGGAGCGCACGCTGACCGCGGAGCAGCTCGTCCGCGTCGCCACGGGCATGTGCACCCTCGCCCTGGCCACTGTGACCCGGACGGGCGAACCGCGGGTCAGCGGCGTCGACGGGCATCTCCTGCACGGCCGGTGGGTGCTGGGTACCGATCCGTCGGCCGCGAAGGCGCGTCACCTCCAGGACCGGCCGGCGGTGAGCGTGGCGTACCTGCGAGGTGAGGAGCTCGGGGTGTTCACCCACGGCCACGCGCGGCCGCTGAACCCGCAGCACGGGCCCGAGGACCCCCGGTGGCCGGAGACGCTCGAGTATCTCCGGGGGCACTACGGGCCCGAGGCGTTCGTCTGGACGGACGTGATCTTCTACCTGATCGAACCGACGTGGATGGTCGCCTACAGCCCCGACCCGGCCGCGATCGTGCAGATGGTGCCGTCGCCGACCCCGTAG
- a CDS encoding sensor histidine kinase: protein MSAAGARLRDRGRSLRARLVVTVLLLFGLACAVIGVATTLCLREFLYNRLDQDVMGAADRFSVSRQFQERGVPPPPGRPARDFLGPAQKPRTLGAVIVDGVVVQSEVTDLRGSSTALPAHDAATIAALPVNTRPKPVRLSIGEYRVATLPGGSGEILALGQPADEATGILNGLVVIELVVIGVALGGAAVAATFVVRRELRPLEQVAAVAAKVSTMPLDKGEIELAERVRDPDPRTEVGQVGAALNRMLDNVEGALEARQESETRLRQFVADASHELRTPLAAIRGYAELTRRDGTVLPESTTHALTRISSQAMRMSTLVEDLLLLARLDAGRPLERAEVDLTRLVLDAVGDAHAAGPGHHWKLDLPDEPVTVVGDASRLTQVLVNLLANARTHTPAGTEVTVGLVAGSPAELTVTDTGPGIPPALLPHVFERFARGEKSRVRAVNNTASTGLGLAIVDAVVSAHGGSVSVESEPGRTAFTVRLPGVSAQSPAPVPTRV from the coding sequence GTGAGCGCCGCGGGCGCACGTCTGCGGGACCGCGGGCGTAGCTTGCGGGCCCGGCTCGTCGTGACCGTGCTCCTGCTGTTCGGGCTGGCCTGCGCGGTGATCGGCGTCGCGACGACGCTCTGTCTGCGGGAGTTCCTCTACAACCGCCTGGACCAGGACGTCATGGGAGCGGCGGACCGGTTCTCGGTGTCGCGGCAGTTCCAGGAGCGCGGCGTCCCCCCGCCCCCCGGCCGCCCGGCCCGCGACTTCCTCGGCCCGGCCCAGAAGCCGCGCACGCTCGGCGCCGTGATCGTCGACGGCGTCGTCGTGCAGTCGGAGGTCACGGACCTGCGGGGCTCGTCGACCGCCCTGCCGGCCCACGACGCCGCCACGATCGCCGCGCTGCCCGTGAACACCCGGCCGAAGCCCGTGCGGCTGTCCATCGGGGAGTACCGGGTGGCGACGTTACCCGGCGGCTCCGGCGAGATCCTGGCCCTGGGCCAGCCCGCGGACGAGGCCACCGGGATCCTCAACGGCCTGGTCGTGATCGAGCTGGTCGTGATCGGTGTGGCGCTCGGCGGTGCGGCCGTGGCGGCGACGTTCGTGGTGCGCCGCGAGCTGCGGCCCCTCGAGCAGGTCGCCGCCGTCGCGGCGAAGGTCAGCACGATGCCGCTGGACAAGGGCGAGATCGAGCTCGCCGAACGCGTCCGGGACCCGGACCCGCGCACCGAGGTCGGCCAGGTCGGCGCGGCGCTGAACCGCATGCTGGACAACGTCGAGGGCGCGCTGGAGGCGCGACAGGAGAGCGAGACCCGGCTGCGCCAGTTCGTCGCGGACGCCAGCCACGAGCTGCGCACCCCGCTCGCCGCGATCCGCGGCTACGCCGAGCTGACCCGCCGGGACGGCACCGTCCTCCCCGAGAGCACCACGCACGCCCTGACCAGGATCTCCTCGCAGGCGATGAGGATGAGCACGCTCGTCGAGGACCTGCTGCTGCTCGCCCGTCTCGACGCCGGCCGCCCGCTCGAACGCGCCGAGGTGGACCTCACCCGCCTCGTCCTCGACGCCGTCGGGGACGCGCACGCCGCGGGTCCCGGGCACCACTGGAAGCTGGACCTGCCGGACGAGCCGGTCACGGTCGTCGGCGACGCGTCGCGGCTCACCCAGGTGCTGGTCAACCTACTGGCCAATGCCCGCACACACACCCCGGCCGGGACCGAGGTGACCGTCGGACTCGTCGCGGGATCACCCGCCGAGCTCACCGTCACCGACACCGGGCCAGGCATCCCACCCGCGCTGCTGCCGCACGTGTTCGAGCGGTTCGCGCGCGGGGAGAAGTCCCGGGTCCGGGCCGTCAACAACACGGCGAGCACCGGGCTGGGCCTCGCGATCGTCGACGCGGTCGTCTCCGCGCACGGCGGTTCGGTCTCGGTGGAGAGCGAGCCGGGCCGGACGGCGTTCACGGTCCGCCTGCCGGGGGTGTCGGCTCAGTCCCCGGCCCCGGTACCCACCCGAGTCTGA
- a CDS encoding response regulator transcription factor gives MTEVSEQSAPLRRADGSPVRVLVVDDESTLADLLSMALRYEGWDVRTAADGLGAVRTARDFKPDAVVLDIMLPDLDGLEVLRRLRAEAPEVPVLFLTAKDAVEDRVAGLTAGGDDYVTKPFSLEELVARLRGLLRRAGMAAAKQGSELVVGDLVLDEDSHEVRRGGTDVELTATEFELLRFLMRNPRRVLSKAQILDRVWHYDFGGQSNVVELYVSYLRKKIDAGRASMIHTVRGAGYVLKPAADAG, from the coding sequence ATGACCGAGGTGAGCGAGCAGTCCGCACCCCTGCGCCGCGCGGACGGGAGCCCCGTGCGGGTGCTCGTCGTGGACGACGAGTCGACGCTGGCCGACCTGCTGTCCATGGCCCTGCGCTACGAGGGCTGGGACGTGCGCACCGCGGCCGACGGCCTCGGCGCGGTCCGGACGGCACGGGACTTCAAGCCGGACGCGGTCGTCCTGGACATCATGCTGCCGGACCTGGACGGGCTCGAGGTGCTGCGCCGGCTGCGGGCCGAGGCGCCCGAGGTGCCGGTGCTGTTCCTGACCGCGAAGGACGCGGTCGAGGACCGGGTCGCCGGGCTCACGGCGGGCGGGGACGACTACGTCACCAAGCCGTTCAGCCTGGAGGAGCTGGTCGCGCGGCTGCGCGGGCTGCTGCGCCGGGCGGGGATGGCCGCGGCGAAGCAGGGCTCGGAGCTCGTCGTCGGGGACCTCGTGCTGGACGAGGACAGCCACGAGGTCCGGCGCGGCGGCACGGACGTCGAGCTGACCGCCACCGAGTTCGAGCTGCTCCGCTTCCTGATGCGCAACCCGCGCCGCGTGCTGAGCAAGGCGCAGATCCTGGACCGGGTGTGGCACTACGACTTCGGCGGCCAGTCCAACGTCGTCGAGCTGTACGTGTCCTACCTGCGCAAGAAGATCGACGCCGGCCGCGCGTCGATGATCCACACCGTGCGCGGCGCGGGATACGTGCTCAAGCCGGCCGCCGACGCGGGATGA